In one Trichlorobacter lovleyi SZ genomic region, the following are encoded:
- the rpmB gene encoding 50S ribosomal protein L28 encodes MSRKCEICGKGPSTGNNVSHANNKTRTTWYPNLQKVKAKAANGSVSTIKVCTRCIRSGSVTKAL; translated from the coding sequence ATGTCCAGAAAATGCGAAATTTGCGGTAAAGGCCCCAGCACCGGCAACAATGTGAGCCATGCCAACAACAAGACCCGTACCACCTGGTACCCGAACCTGCAGAAGGTAAAGGCCAAGGCAGCCAACGGCAGTGTGTCAACCATCAAGGTCTGCACACGCTGTATCCGTTCCGGCTCAGTTACCAAGGCTCTGTAG